One genomic segment of Ferrimonas sp. YFM includes these proteins:
- a CDS encoding type II secretion system F family protein, whose product MTHQAKGGDASIIEFLWQGANANGRRTKGEIRAISSEEARAQLRKQGIHAVRLRRKPKPLFGRGASVTPMEMAMVTRQVATMLMAGVPLVTTLQMIGRGHDKEAMRTLLGEILLQVEAGLPLSKALRPHPKQFDDLYCDLVEAGEHSGALDRVFDRIATYREKAEALKSKIKKAMFYPTAVIVVAVIVTVILLLFVVPQFEEIFASFDAQLPTFTQLVIQLSRFLQLAWPYFAGGLIALIWGFIQAHRRSQRFKDWIDALLLKLPLVGPILNKGAVARFSRTLATTFAAGVPLIDGLESAAGAAGNAVYRDAVQAVRHEVISGLQMNMAMRTQGVFPDMLIQMVLIGEESGSLDEMLNKVANIYEMQVDDAVDGLSTLIEPLLMVVIGSLVGGLVVAMYLPIFQLGSVVG is encoded by the coding sequence ATGACCCATCAGGCCAAAGGGGGCGACGCCTCCATCATCGAATTTCTGTGGCAGGGGGCCAATGCCAACGGTCGCCGCACCAAGGGTGAGATCCGCGCCATCAGTTCGGAGGAGGCCCGCGCCCAGCTGCGCAAACAGGGGATCCACGCGGTGCGGTTGAGGCGCAAGCCCAAGCCCCTGTTCGGAAGGGGCGCCAGCGTGACCCCTATGGAGATGGCCATGGTCACCCGACAGGTGGCCACCATGCTGATGGCTGGCGTCCCCCTGGTCACCACCCTGCAGATGATAGGCCGGGGCCATGACAAGGAGGCGATGCGCACCCTGCTGGGGGAGATCCTGCTGCAGGTGGAAGCTGGACTGCCCCTCTCCAAGGCCCTGCGCCCCCACCCCAAGCAGTTCGACGACCTCTACTGCGATCTGGTGGAGGCGGGGGAACACTCCGGGGCCCTGGACCGAGTGTTTGACCGCATCGCCACCTACAGGGAGAAGGCGGAGGCGCTCAAGTCCAAGATCAAGAAGGCGATGTTCTATCCCACGGCGGTGATTGTGGTGGCGGTGATCGTCACGGTGATCCTGCTGCTGTTCGTGGTGCCCCAGTTTGAGGAGATCTTCGCCAGCTTCGATGCGCAGCTGCCGACGTTCACCCAGCTGGTGATTCAGCTGTCCCGCTTCCTTCAGCTGGCCTGGCCCTATTTTGCCGGGGGGCTGATTGCTCTGATCTGGGGGTTCATCCAGGCCCATCGCCGCTCCCAGAGGTTCAAAGACTGGATTGACGCCCTGCTGCTGAAGCTGCCCCTGGTGGGCCCGATCCTCAACAAAGGTGCCGTCGCCCGCTTCTCCCGCACCTTGGCCACCACTTTTGCCGCCGGGGTCCCGCTGATCGACGGGCTGGAGTCCGCCGCCGGTGCCGCCGGTAATGCCGTCTACCGAGATGCGGTTCAGGCGGTGCGCCACGAGGTGATCTCCGGACTGCAGATGAACATGGCGATGCGTACCCAGGGGGTGTTTCCAGACATGCTGATTCAGATGGTGCTGATCGGCGAGGAGTCCGGGTCCCTGGATGAGATGCTCAACAAGGTGGCCAACATCTATGAGATGCAGGTGGATGATGCCGTAGATGGGCTCTCTACCCTGATTGAACCCCTGCTGATGGTGGTGATCGGCTCACTCGTGGGTGGATTAGTGGTGGCAATGTATCTTCCGATCTTCCAATTGGGTAGCGTGGTCGGCTAG
- a CDS encoding A24 family peptidase encodes MDYWITLFHTQPWLFITLVALLGLILGSFLNVVIHRLPIMMDRDWRIECQEYCEQPVTRSDLPETFNLATPRSRCGHCQTPIPMKHNIPVLSYLLLGGKCHSCQGSIGLRYPMVELMTAAVLAMMAWQFGPTPTFAALSLLSLGLIALAFIDADTMLLPDQITLPLLWLGLLFNIKDGLVPLEQAVAGAAFGYLSLWSVFQLFKVVTGKEGMGFGDFKLLALFGAWLGWKPLLLIILLSSVLGAAYGILQLALGKLKRDNPMPFGPWIILAGWIALLWGDQIVHWYLTRVLGL; translated from the coding sequence ATGGATTACTGGATCACCCTATTTCACACACAGCCCTGGCTGTTCATCACCCTGGTTGCCCTGCTGGGCCTGATCCTGGGCAGCTTCCTCAATGTGGTGATCCACCGTCTGCCCATCATGATGGACAGGGACTGGCGCATCGAATGCCAGGAATACTGCGAGCAGCCGGTGACCCGCTCCGACCTGCCAGAGACATTCAACCTGGCCACCCCGAGATCCCGCTGCGGTCACTGTCAGACCCCCATCCCCATGAAGCACAACATTCCTGTGCTCAGCTATCTGCTGTTGGGGGGCAAGTGCCACAGCTGCCAAGGCAGCATAGGCCTGCGTTACCCCATGGTGGAGCTGATGACCGCGGCGGTATTGGCAATGATGGCCTGGCAGTTCGGGCCCACCCCGACCTTTGCCGCCCTGTCGCTGCTGAGCCTGGGGCTGATCGCCCTGGCCTTCATCGACGCCGACACCATGCTGCTGCCGGACCAGATCACCCTGCCCCTGCTGTGGCTGGGCCTGCTGTTCAACATCAAGGATGGCCTGGTGCCCCTGGAACAGGCGGTCGCTGGCGCGGCCTTCGGCTACCTCAGCCTGTGGAGCGTCTTCCAGCTGTTCAAGGTGGTCACCGGCAAGGAGGGGATGGGGTTTGGCGACTTCAAGCTGCTGGCACTCTTTGGTGCCTGGCTGGGGTGGAAGCCGCTGCTGCTGATCATCCTGCTCTCCTCGGTACTTGGCGCGGCCTACGGCATACTGCAGCTGGCCCTGGGCAAGCTGAAGCGGGACAACCCCATGCCCTTCGGCCCCTGGATCATCTTGGCAGGCTGGATAGCCCTGCTCTGGGGCGACCAGATTGTCCATTGGTACCTGACCCGGGTGCTGGGCCTGTGA
- the coaE gene encoding dephospho-CoA kinase (Dephospho-CoA kinase (CoaE) performs the final step in coenzyme A biosynthesis.) — protein MSALLIGLTGGIGSGKTTVANLFADRGIELIDADIIAREVVAPGSDGLKAIVDHFGKEMLSRGELDRAALRARVFNNPQELQWLNNLIHPLVRTTMTERGKAAASPYALLVIPLLVENGLQSLVERVLVVDLPEEEQLRRTMSRDSNDRALVEKIMANQASREQRLAAADDRIDNGGNLADLNTQVERLHQHYLTLAGSHE, from the coding sequence GTGAGCGCCCTGCTGATCGGCCTCACCGGCGGCATTGGCTCCGGCAAGACCACGGTGGCCAACCTGTTTGCCGACCGGGGCATCGAACTGATCGACGCAGACATCATCGCCCGCGAGGTGGTGGCGCCGGGCAGCGACGGCCTCAAGGCGATCGTTGACCATTTTGGCAAGGAGATGCTCTCCAGGGGGGAGCTGGACCGGGCGGCACTGAGGGCCAGGGTGTTCAATAACCCCCAGGAGCTGCAGTGGCTCAACAACCTGATCCACCCCTTGGTACGCACCACCATGACCGAGCGGGGCAAGGCCGCCGCCTCCCCCTATGCCCTGCTGGTGATTCCGCTGCTGGTGGAGAACGGCCTGCAGTCCCTGGTGGAACGGGTTCTGGTGGTGGATCTGCCGGAAGAGGAGCAGCTCAGGCGCACCATGAGCCGCGACAGCAACGACCGTGCCCTGGTGGAAAAGATCATGGCCAACCAGGCCAGCCGCGAACAACGCCTGGCCGCGGCAGACGATCGCATTGACAACGGCGGCAATCTTGCCGACCTTAACACACAGGTGGAACGACTCCATCAACACTATCTGACACTTGCCGGGAGCCATGAGTAA
- a CDS encoding cell division protein ZapD: protein MSNSTLYEHPLNERTRFYLRVEQLIQSLEDCRNGDCPSAHRSLFRTLFELCDLLERSDIKGELAKQVDQSLTLVNQWQSQPGVDQQQLQALVDTLKGQSSALLQMERPGSTLRQDRFLSQIRQRVNLAGGACGFDLPRLQFWLGQPREQRIRDIEAWQATLAPLTEAITLQLQLIRECSHWENKVAIQGQFLHNADHPLALLRVRLDNHYGCYPVVSGHKNRFSLHMMNASTGSAEVRNLPFSLSLSMETP from the coding sequence ATGAGTAACTCGACTCTGTATGAACACCCCCTAAATGAGCGAACCCGCTTCTACCTGCGGGTGGAGCAGCTGATCCAGTCTCTGGAGGACTGCCGCAACGGCGACTGCCCCAGTGCCCACCGCAGCCTGTTTCGCACCCTGTTTGAGCTGTGTGACCTGTTGGAGCGCTCCGACATCAAGGGCGAACTGGCCAAACAGGTGGACCAGAGCCTGACGCTGGTAAACCAGTGGCAGAGTCAGCCCGGGGTGGATCAACAACAGCTGCAAGCCCTGGTGGATACTCTCAAGGGGCAGAGCAGTGCCCTGCTGCAGATGGAGCGGCCGGGCAGCACCCTGCGCCAGGACCGCTTCCTCAGCCAAATTCGCCAGAGGGTCAACCTGGCCGGCGGCGCCTGTGGGTTTGATCTGCCCAGGCTGCAGTTCTGGCTGGGTCAACCCAGAGAACAACGGATCCGGGACATTGAGGCCTGGCAGGCCACCCTGGCCCCGCTGACCGAGGCGATCACCCTGCAACTGCAACTGATCCGCGAATGCAGCCATTGGGAGAACAAGGTGGCGATCCAGGGGCAGTTTCTCCATAATGCCGACCATCCCCTGGCGCTGTTGCGGGTGCGACTGGACAACCACTACGGCTGCTACCCTGTAGTGAGTGGCCACAAGAACCGCTTCAGCCTGCATATGATGAATGCCAGCACAGGCAGTGCCGAGGTTCGTAACCTGCCCTTTAGCCTGTCGCTGTCGATGGAGACCCCATGA
- the yacG gene encoding DNA gyrase inhibitor YacG, whose translation MTLEVQCPTCKKTVTWDSDHPFKPFCSERCKLIDLGDWADEKHAIPAEPEIPDDLGYDEGDFFKED comes from the coding sequence ATGACCCTGGAAGTACAATGCCCCACCTGCAAGAAGACAGTGACCTGGGACAGTGACCACCCCTTCAAGCCCTTTTGCAGTGAGCGCTGTAAGCTGATTGACCTCGGCGACTGGGCAGACGAGAAACACGCCATCCCTGCCGAACCTGAGATCCCCGACGACCTGGGCTACGACGAAGGCGACTTCTTCAAAGAGGACTGA
- the mutT gene encoding 8-oxo-dGTP diphosphatase MutT: protein MSIQKIVIGLVKNQQNHYLISLRQGDQHLAGKWEFPGGKAEAGEDELTALARELHEEVGLELTQAELMERKVFEFDDRTLELHFFRVTGYLGEAQAREGQPLKWASVEELRALPFPKANDSVIDAL from the coding sequence ATGAGCATCCAGAAAATCGTCATTGGTCTGGTGAAGAACCAGCAGAACCACTACCTGATCAGCTTGCGCCAGGGGGATCAGCACCTGGCGGGCAAGTGGGAGTTCCCCGGCGGAAAGGCGGAGGCAGGGGAAGATGAACTGACGGCCCTGGCCCGTGAGCTTCATGAGGAGGTGGGACTGGAATTGACCCAGGCCGAGCTGATGGAGCGTAAGGTGTTTGAATTTGATGACCGCACCCTGGAGCTGCACTTCTTCCGGGTGACCGGCTATCTGGGAGAGGCACAGGCGAGGGAGGGCCAGCCCCTGAAATGGGCCAGTGTGGAGGAGCTTCGGGCTCTGCCCTTCCCCAAGGCCAATGACTCGGTCATCGACGCCCTGTAG
- the secA gene encoding preprotein translocase subunit SecA, with protein MFAQLLTKIFGSKNERTLKQLRKVAAQINQLEAEFEALGDEELKAKTEEFKQRINDGASLDDILPEAFATVREASKRVFGMRHFDVQLVGGMVLQSGRIAEMRTGEGKTLTATLPAYLNALTGKGVHVITVNDYLATRDADWNRPLFEFLGMTVGTNVPGMAPQQKKEAYAADITYGTNNEFGFDYLRDNMAFSAPERVQRPLFYAIIDEVDSILIDEARTPLIISGAAEDSSEAYIKVDKLIPRLERQEKEDTEEYTGEGDYTIDEKGKQVHLTERGQEKVELLLAEIGMLPEGDSLYSAANISLLHHVNAALRAHTLFEKDVDYIIQEGEIVIVDEHTGRTMPGRRWSEGLHQAVEAKEGVKIQNENQTLASITFQNYFRLYDKLGGMTGTADTEAFEFQHIYNLDTVVIPTNRPMIRDDRPDQVYLTEEEKFEAIIADIIDCQERGQPALVGTISIEASERLSNALRKSKIKHNVLNAKFHEQEAQIVADAGRSGAVTIATNMAGRGTDIVLGGSWQAELDELKAKGATEEQIAEMQADWQKRHDAVLEAGGLHIIGTERHESRRIDNQLRGRSGRQGDAGSSRFYLSMEDSLMRIFASDRVSGLMKKLGMERGEAIEHPWVTKSIEGAQRKVEARNFDIRKQLLEFDDVANDQRKVVYAQRNELMDSDSIAETIQVIRDDVLANVINSYIPPQSLEEMWDVPGLEERLNSEFNLELPISKWLEDEEDLHEETLRERISQAWAEVYKQKEESVGEPVLRQFEKAIMLQTLDNLWKEHLAAMDHLRQGIHLRGYAQKNPKQEYKRESFELFENMLETLKHDVISILSKVRVQTQSEVDEMEAKRREQEEALAAQRNYSGAPEGEEAPQPKVGRNEPCPCGSGKKYKQCHGKLA; from the coding sequence ATGTTTGCACAACTCCTCACCAAGATATTTGGTAGCAAGAACGAGCGCACCTTGAAGCAACTGCGCAAGGTTGCCGCGCAGATCAATCAGCTGGAAGCGGAATTCGAGGCCCTGGGTGACGAAGAGCTCAAGGCCAAGACTGAGGAGTTCAAGCAGCGCATCAATGATGGGGCCAGCCTGGACGACATTCTGCCTGAGGCTTTTGCCACCGTTCGCGAAGCCTCCAAGCGGGTGTTCGGTATGCGCCACTTCGACGTGCAGCTGGTGGGTGGCATGGTGCTGCAGTCCGGCCGCATCGCCGAGATGCGCACCGGTGAGGGTAAAACCCTGACCGCGACTCTGCCCGCCTACCTGAACGCCCTGACCGGCAAAGGGGTTCACGTGATTACCGTGAACGACTACCTGGCCACCCGTGACGCCGACTGGAACCGTCCCCTGTTCGAATTCCTGGGCATGACCGTAGGCACCAACGTGCCCGGCATGGCACCCCAGCAGAAGAAAGAGGCCTACGCCGCCGACATCACTTACGGCACCAACAACGAGTTTGGCTTCGACTACCTGCGTGACAACATGGCCTTCTCCGCCCCTGAGCGGGTGCAGCGCCCCCTGTTCTACGCCATCATCGATGAGGTGGACTCCATCCTGATCGACGAAGCCCGTACTCCGCTGATCATCTCCGGTGCCGCCGAAGACAGCTCCGAAGCCTACATCAAGGTGGACAAGCTGATCCCCCGCCTGGAGCGTCAGGAGAAGGAAGACACCGAGGAGTACACCGGCGAAGGTGACTACACCATCGACGAGAAGGGCAAACAGGTTCACCTGACCGAGCGCGGCCAGGAGAAGGTGGAGTTGCTGCTGGCGGAGATCGGCATGCTGCCGGAGGGCGACTCCCTCTACAGCGCCGCCAACATCTCCCTGCTGCACCACGTCAACGCCGCCCTGCGCGCCCACACCCTGTTCGAGAAGGATGTGGACTACATCATCCAGGAAGGCGAGATCGTCATCGTGGATGAGCACACCGGCCGTACCATGCCGGGTCGTCGCTGGTCCGAAGGCCTGCACCAGGCGGTGGAAGCCAAAGAGGGTGTGAAGATCCAGAACGAGAACCAGACTCTGGCCTCCATCACCTTCCAGAACTACTTCCGTCTGTACGACAAGCTCGGTGGCATGACCGGTACTGCCGACACCGAAGCGTTCGAATTCCAGCACATCTACAATCTGGACACCGTGGTGATCCCCACCAACCGTCCGATGATTCGTGATGACCGCCCCGATCAGGTGTACCTGACCGAGGAGGAGAAGTTCGAAGCGATCATCGCCGACATCATCGATTGTCAGGAGCGTGGCCAGCCTGCCCTGGTGGGCACCATCTCCATTGAGGCGTCCGAGCGTCTCTCCAACGCCCTGCGCAAGTCCAAGATCAAGCACAACGTGCTGAACGCCAAGTTCCACGAGCAGGAAGCCCAGATCGTGGCCGACGCCGGCCGCAGCGGCGCCGTAACCATCGCCACCAACATGGCCGGTCGTGGTACCGACATCGTGCTGGGTGGCAGCTGGCAGGCGGAGCTGGACGAGCTCAAGGCCAAGGGTGCCACCGAGGAGCAGATTGCCGAGATGCAGGCCGACTGGCAGAAGCGCCACGACGCGGTTCTGGAAGCCGGTGGTCTGCACATCATCGGTACCGAGCGTCACGAATCCCGCCGTATCGACAACCAGCTGCGTGGTCGTTCCGGCCGTCAGGGTGACGCCGGTTCCTCCCGCTTCTACCTGTCCATGGAAGACTCGCTGATGCGCATATTCGCCTCTGATCGGGTGTCCGGCCTGATGAAGAAGCTGGGCATGGAGCGCGGTGAAGCCATCGAGCACCCCTGGGTGACCAAATCCATCGAAGGCGCCCAGCGCAAGGTGGAGGCCCGCAACTTCGACATCCGTAAGCAGCTGCTGGAGTTCGATGATGTGGCCAACGACCAGCGTAAGGTGGTGTACGCCCAGCGTAACGAGCTGATGGACAGCGACAGCATCGCCGAGACCATTCAGGTGATTCGTGACGATGTGCTGGCGAACGTCATCAACAGCTACATTCCGCCTCAGTCTCTGGAAGAGATGTGGGACGTGCCCGGCCTGGAAGAGCGCCTGAACTCCGAGTTCAACCTGGAGCTGCCCATCAGCAAGTGGCTCGAGGATGAGGAAGACCTCCACGAAGAGACCCTGCGCGAGCGCATCAGCCAGGCCTGGGCTGAGGTGTACAAGCAGAAAGAGGAGTCCGTGGGTGAGCCTGTGCTGCGCCAGTTCGAGAAGGCGATCATGCTGCAGACCCTGGACAACCTGTGGAAGGAGCACCTGGCGGCCATGGATCACCTGCGTCAGGGCATTCATCTGCGCGGTTACGCCCAGAAGAACCCCAAGCAGGAGTACAAGCGCGAGTCCTTCGAGCTGTTTGAGAACATGCTGGAGACCCTGAAGCACGACGTGATCTCCATCCTCTCCAAGGTGCGGGTACAGACCCAGTCCGAGGTGGATGAGATGGAGGCCAAGCGCCGTGAGCAGGAGGAAGCCCTGGCGGCCCAGCGCAACTACTCCGGTGCCCCGGAGGGTGAAGAAGCGCCCCAGCCCAAGGTTGGCCGCAATGAGCCCTGTCCCTGTGGCTCCGGCAAGAAGTACAAGCAGTGCCACGGTAAGCTGGCCTGA
- a CDS encoding M23 family metallopeptidase produces the protein MSVTVFIKGKHGVRHWQPGKGWFLLPLMLVAAGVGLFQAHKEQLHQAEQKLAQAQESQAEGQEQVDEIRQLSQTQLATLAVRLGRMQAQMNRLESLGIALADRAELTEQFDFSSAVGLGGANADELGDVELKQLLLDMEQLAKRLDSSDNQLALLETVERNHHIDLSSYLSGRPIVKGWQSSDYGMRNDPFTGRPAMHKGIDFAGTEGGDVVATGAGVVTYSGEMYGYGNLVEIDHGNGLKTRYGHNKSLLVKAGQVVKKGDVVAELGNTGRSTGPHVHYEVLRNDRQVNPNKYVYRKPRS, from the coding sequence ATGAGTGTAACAGTCTTTATTAAGGGAAAGCACGGTGTACGACACTGGCAACCAGGCAAGGGGTGGTTTTTACTGCCGCTGATGCTGGTGGCTGCGGGTGTCGGCCTGTTCCAGGCCCATAAGGAACAGTTGCACCAGGCCGAGCAAAAATTGGCTCAGGCCCAGGAGAGTCAGGCCGAAGGTCAGGAGCAGGTGGATGAGATCCGTCAGCTGTCCCAGACCCAGCTGGCCACCCTGGCGGTCCGCCTCGGGCGGATGCAGGCGCAGATGAACCGCCTGGAGTCCCTGGGTATCGCACTGGCCGATCGGGCCGAACTTACCGAACAGTTTGATTTCTCATCGGCAGTGGGCCTGGGTGGCGCCAATGCCGATGAGTTGGGTGATGTGGAGCTCAAGCAGCTGCTGCTGGATATGGAGCAACTGGCCAAACGGCTGGACAGCTCAGACAACCAGCTGGCGCTACTTGAAACTGTCGAGCGCAATCACCATATAGACCTAAGCAGTTATTTGTCAGGACGTCCCATCGTCAAGGGCTGGCAGTCCTCTGACTATGGGATGCGCAACGATCCATTTACCGGCCGTCCCGCCATGCACAAAGGCATCGATTTTGCGGGAACGGAAGGAGGCGACGTCGTAGCCACCGGAGCGGGAGTAGTGACCTATTCCGGAGAGATGTATGGCTATGGCAATCTGGTCGAGATTGATCACGGTAACGGGCTCAAGACCCGTTACGGTCATAACAAGTCCCTGCTTGTCAAAGCAGGCCAGGTGGTGAAGAAGGGAGACGTGGTTGCCGAACTGGGCAACACCGGCCGCTCGACTGGACCACACGTCCACTATGAAGTGTTGCGCAACGATCGTCAGGTCAACCCTAACAAATACGTTTATCGTAAGCCCCGCAGTTAA
- a CDS encoding DciA family protein — MKSKPTDVAELMGQRLRQVQERTESLRQLQQVTADILGNDLKGRYRVANIRNGVMIIETDSGAWATRLQFMKLQLLQQLRQQNFPMLTTIEIKVNPALSRIERPVTQNLNKLSPQSASQIQELAESIGGSLGEKLKKLAAHGGGQQGNS, encoded by the coding sequence ATGAAGTCAAAACCAACCGATGTTGCCGAACTGATGGGCCAGAGGCTCCGCCAGGTTCAGGAGCGAACCGAATCGCTCAGACAGCTGCAGCAAGTAACCGCCGACATCCTGGGGAATGACCTCAAGGGGCGGTACCGGGTGGCCAACATTCGCAACGGTGTCATGATCATCGAGACCGACAGCGGCGCCTGGGCGACCCGGCTGCAGTTTATGAAACTGCAGCTGCTGCAGCAGTTGCGGCAACAAAACTTCCCAATGCTCACCACTATTGAGATCAAAGTCAACCCGGCACTGTCCAGGATTGAGCGTCCGGTAACGCAAAATCTCAATAAGCTCAGCCCTCAGTCCGCGAGCCAGATTCAGGAACTGGCAGAATCTATAGGCGGCAGTCTGGGAGAGAAGCTAAAAAAACTGGCCGCCCATGGGGGCGGCCAGCAAGGTAACTCTTAG
- the lpxC gene encoding UDP-3-O-acyl-N-acetylglucosamine deacetylase, whose protein sequence is MSKQRTLQRPVQATGVGLHSGDKVTMSINPAPVGTGIVFRRTDLTPVAEIPASAALVRETTLCTGLVSDEGHRIATVEHLMSALAGLGVDNAIIEVDAPEIPIMDGSASPFVFLLQTAGLVEQPASKQYLRIRKPIRVEEGDKWAEFRPHNGFKLNFAIDFDHPEIARSQQKMVMEFSSAEYIKQVSRARTFGFMRDIEYLRANNLALGGSMENAVVLDEFRILNPDGLRVEDEFVKHKILDAVGDLYLGGYAILGEFTAFKSGHALNNQLIRAVLENQEAWELVSFEEAQEVPMDYLAPVTA, encoded by the coding sequence ATGAGTAAACAACGCACTCTACAGCGCCCGGTTCAGGCAACCGGTGTGGGCCTTCACTCCGGTGATAAGGTGACCATGAGCATCAATCCCGCCCCAGTGGGCACAGGGATCGTGTTCCGGCGCACTGATCTGACCCCGGTGGCGGAAATTCCCGCCAGTGCTGCGCTGGTGCGTGAAACCACCCTGTGTACAGGCCTGGTCAGCGACGAGGGCCACCGCATTGCGACGGTGGAGCACCTGATGTCTGCCCTGGCCGGTCTCGGCGTGGACAATGCCATCATCGAGGTGGATGCCCCCGAGATCCCCATTATGGACGGCAGTGCCAGTCCCTTTGTATTCCTTCTTCAGACCGCCGGCCTGGTAGAGCAGCCTGCGTCCAAACAGTACCTGCGCATCCGTAAGCCGATCCGGGTCGAAGAGGGAGACAAGTGGGCGGAGTTCCGTCCCCATAATGGCTTTAAGCTCAACTTTGCCATCGACTTTGATCATCCGGAGATCGCTCGCAGCCAGCAGAAGATGGTGATGGAGTTCTCCTCCGCCGAGTACATCAAGCAGGTGAGCCGCGCCCGGACCTTCGGATTCATGCGCGACATCGAGTACCTGCGGGCCAACAACCTGGCCCTGGGCGGCAGCATGGAAAATGCGGTGGTGCTGGACGAGTTCCGCATCCTCAACCCCGATGGTCTGAGGGTGGAAGATGAGTTCGTTAAGCACAAGATTCTGGATGCGGTGGGCGATCTCTACCTGGGTGGTTACGCCATCCTGGGCGAGTTTACCGCCTTCAAGTCCGGCCACGCCCTGAACAATCAGCTGATTCGCGCCGTTCTGGAGAATCAGGAAGCCTGGGAGCTGGTGAGCTTCGAGGAGGCTCAGGAGGTGCCCATGGACTACCTGGCACCGGTTACCGCCTGA
- the ftsZ gene encoding cell division protein FtsZ — translation MFEVVDAHTEDAVIKVIGVGGGGGNAIEHMVEQTIEGAQFIVANTDSQALRKSTAGTTIQLGKNVTKGLGAGANPAVGYEAAMEDKESIRAALTGSDMVFIAAGMGGGTGTGAAPVVAEVAKEEGILTVAVVTKPFVFEGKKRAAYAEQGIEELSKHVDSLITVPNDKLLKVLGTKTSLLEAFSAANNVLLGAVQGIAELITRTGLINVDFADVKTVMSEMGNAMMGTGVARGENRAEEAAEAAVSSPLLEDIDLTGAKGVLVNITCGMDLSIEEYTLIGDHVRAYASENATIVVGTVIEPEMSDEIRVTVVATGIGADKKPDIQIVVPPKAATPAPAPQPVAQPEPKPMEQPPVSMQPIRVEPAVPAAEPVAPAPAPASSNHGNAAPAQESQKGAYLDIPAFLRKQLD, via the coding sequence ATGTTTGAGGTTGTGGACGCGCACACCGAAGATGCGGTCATTAAGGTGATCGGTGTAGGGGGCGGTGGTGGTAACGCCATCGAGCACATGGTCGAGCAGACCATCGAAGGGGCTCAGTTTATCGTGGCCAACACGGACTCGCAGGCACTGCGCAAGTCCACCGCTGGTACCACCATTCAGCTGGGTAAGAACGTCACCAAGGGCCTGGGTGCCGGTGCCAACCCTGCGGTTGGCTACGAAGCGGCCATGGAGGACAAAGAGTCCATCCGTGCGGCCCTGACCGGTTCCGACATGGTATTCATCGCCGCCGGTATGGGCGGGGGCACAGGTACCGGCGCGGCGCCTGTGGTTGCCGAGGTGGCCAAGGAGGAGGGGATCCTCACCGTGGCCGTGGTGACCAAGCCATTTGTCTTTGAAGGCAAGAAGCGCGCGGCCTACGCCGAGCAGGGGATCGAGGAGCTGTCCAAGCATGTGGACTCCCTGATCACCGTGCCCAACGACAAGCTGCTCAAGGTACTGGGCACCAAGACCAGCCTGCTGGAGGCGTTCAGCGCCGCCAACAACGTGCTGCTGGGTGCGGTACAGGGCATCGCCGAACTGATCACCCGTACCGGTCTGATCAACGTCGACTTCGCCGACGTGAAGACGGTGATGTCCGAGATGGGCAACGCCATGATGGGCACAGGCGTGGCCCGTGGCGAGAACCGTGCGGAAGAGGCTGCCGAGGCCGCCGTCTCCAGTCCGCTGCTGGAAGACATCGACCTGACCGGCGCCAAGGGCGTATTGGTGAACATCACCTGTGGCATGGACCTGTCCATCGAAGAGTACACCCTCATCGGTGACCACGTTCGCGCCTACGCGTCTGAGAATGCTACCATCGTGGTAGGTACCGTCATCGAGCCTGAGATGAGCGACGAGATCCGCGTGACCGTTGTGGCCACCGGCATCGGCGCAGACAAGAAGCCTGACATCCAGATCGTGGTGCCACCCAAGGCCGCGACCCCGGCGCCAGCGCCTCAGCCTGTGGCTCAGCCCGAGCCCAAGCCGATGGAGCAGCCTCCGGTGTCCATGCAGCCTATCCGTGTTGAGCCTGCGGTCCCGGCTGCCGAGCCCGTTGCACCTGCGCCGGCTCCGGCCAGCAGCAACCACGGCAACGCCGCGCCCGCCCAGGAATCCCAGAAGGGTGCCTACCTGGATATTCCGGCGTTTCTGCGTAAGCAGCTGGATTAA